One Thermomicrobiales bacterium DNA window includes the following coding sequences:
- the groES gene encoding co-chaperone GroES has translation MLIGITRRLSQVATTATSLKPLGERVIVRPQSREEVTKSGIVLPDTAKEKPQRGEVIAVGPGRYDDEGEKRIPLDVKVGDKVLFAKYAGTEFKVDDEELLILSEKDILAVISE, from the coding sequence ATGCTGATCGGAATTACGAGGAGGTTATCACAGGTGGCAACTACTGCGACGTCTCTCAAGCCACTCGGCGAGCGCGTCATCGTGCGGCCGCAGTCGCGCGAAGAGGTCACGAAGAGCGGCATCGTCCTGCCGGACACGGCCAAGGAAAAGCCGCAGCGCGGTGAAGTGATCGCCGTCGGCCCCGGCCGCTACGACGACGAGGGCGAGAAGCGCATTCCGCTCGACGTCAAGGTCGGCGACAAGGTGCTGTTCGCCAAGTATGCGGGCACCGAGTTCAAGGTGGATGACGAGGAGCTGCTGATCCTCTCCGAGAAGGACATCCTCGCCGTTATCTCTGAGTAA